A stretch of Ipomoea triloba cultivar NCNSP0323 chromosome 11, ASM357664v1 DNA encodes these proteins:
- the LOC115997071 gene encoding cyclic dof factor 1-like isoform X1 — MGEGKDPGITLFGKKIPLPLRVVVFAGDESAGGDSGGVNSPDESNSGSERVRCFDDENIEESKREDEMDQLPGEASETISEEKDEDEDEDQNMDGKESCKALQESGSNTETPSTDGNSPTAKSTKTEDDQTETDSSKEKTLKKPDKILPCPRCNSMDTKFCYYNNYNVNQPRHFCRSCQRYWTAGGSMRNLPVGAGRRKNKSSASHCHITISNANVSDALHAMQAEAPNGFHYPAHYKPNGTVLSFSPNSSLRECMGSVLNPGETKSPNGTQNGFSKPDTRSSYKTGNDCSSKSSVTISNSKAEGSKNAPQDTTVMQNVHAFPSPVPYLPKVPWNAAAPLPPIFPSGVPVTFCPATYWNYCLPGPWTLPWLTPPSPTVSQKSSISSPNSSLGKHPRDGDLLEPNNPKGKESSEQKSPERRILVPKTLRIDDPDEAAKSSIWATLGIKYDSISKGSMFNALEQKSDDKNHTTNASMALQANPAALSRSLTFQESI, encoded by the exons ATGGGAGAAGGGAAAGACCCAGGAATCACCCTGTTCGGAAAAAAGATTCCCCTACCGTTACGGGTGGTTGTCTTCGCCGGCGACGAATCCGCCGGCGGTGATTCCGGAGGCGTTAATTCCCCTGATGAAAGCAATAGTGGGTCTGAGCGTGTTAGGTGTTTCGACGATGAGAACATAGAAGAAAGCAAGCGTGAAGATGAAATG GATCAGTTACCAGGAGAGGCCTCTGAAACTATCTCAGAAGagaaagatgaagatgaagatgaagatcaaAACATGGATGGCAAAGAAAGTTGTAAAGCTTTACAAGAATCAGGGAGCAATACTGAAACTCCCTCCACTGATGGCAACTCTCCAACAGCAAAATCGACCAAGACTGAAGATGATCAAACGGAAACAGACAGTTCTAAGGAGAAAACGCTAAAGAAGCCGGACAAAATTCTCCCATGTCCTCGGTGCAATAGCATGGatacaaaattttgttactaCAACAACTACAATGTCAATCAGCCCCGCCATTTCTGCAGGAGCTGCCAGAGATACTGGACTGCCGGGGGTTCCATGAGGAATTTGCCAGTTGGGGCTGGTCGTCGCAAAAACAAGAGCTCTGCCTCTCATTGCCACATCACCATATCGAATGCTAATGTCTCTGATGCCCTGCACGCAATGCAGGCTGAAGCTCCAAATGGATTTCATTACCCAGCTCATTATAAACCCAACGGCACTGTCCTGTCCTTTAGCCCTAACTCCTCACTCCGTGAGTGTATGGGCTCCGTTTTAAATCCTGGTGAGACAAAGTCGCCAAATGGGACTCAAAATGGTTTCTCTAAACCTGACACAAGAAGCTCTTACAAAACCGGGAATGATTGCTCTAGCAAGTCTTCTGTCACAATCTCAAACTCAAAAGCAGAAGGGAGTAAAAATGCTCCCCAAGACACAACGGTTATGCAGAATGTACATGCCTTCCCTTCTCCAGTTCCATACCTTCCTAAAGTCCCGTGGAATGCTGCAGCACCCCTGCCACCCATTTTCCCCTCGGGAGTTCCCGTCACATTCTGCCCTGCAACTTATTGGAATTATTGCCTTCCCGGTCCATGGACTCTTCCTTGGTTAACTCCACCATCTCCAACAGTAAGCCAAAAGTCATCAATTTCTAGTCCTAATTCGTCATTGGGGAAGCACCCAAGGGACGGGGATTTACTCGAGCCAAACAATCCCAAGGGTAAAGAATCATCCGAACAAAAGAGTCCCGAACGGAGAATCTTGGTTCCGAAAACATTGCGGATTGATGATCCCGATGAAGCTGCAAAGAGTTCTATATGGGCAACACTCGGGATCAAATACGATTCCATAAGCAAGGGAAGCATGTTCAATGCCTTGGAACAAAAGAGCGATGACAAGAATCACACAACAAATGCCTCTATGGCCTTGCAGGCTAACCCTGCAGCATTATCTCGGTCTCTCACCTTCCAGGAGAGCATCTAA
- the LOC115997071 gene encoding cyclic dof factor 1-like isoform X2, translated as MGEGKDPGITLFGKKIPLPLRVVVFAGDESAGGDSGGVNSPDESNSGSERVRCFDDENIEESKREDEMLPGEASETISEEKDEDEDEDQNMDGKESCKALQESGSNTETPSTDGNSPTAKSTKTEDDQTETDSSKEKTLKKPDKILPCPRCNSMDTKFCYYNNYNVNQPRHFCRSCQRYWTAGGSMRNLPVGAGRRKNKSSASHCHITISNANVSDALHAMQAEAPNGFHYPAHYKPNGTVLSFSPNSSLRECMGSVLNPGETKSPNGTQNGFSKPDTRSSYKTGNDCSSKSSVTISNSKAEGSKNAPQDTTVMQNVHAFPSPVPYLPKVPWNAAAPLPPIFPSGVPVTFCPATYWNYCLPGPWTLPWLTPPSPTVSQKSSISSPNSSLGKHPRDGDLLEPNNPKGKESSEQKSPERRILVPKTLRIDDPDEAAKSSIWATLGIKYDSISKGSMFNALEQKSDDKNHTTNASMALQANPAALSRSLTFQESI; from the exons ATGGGAGAAGGGAAAGACCCAGGAATCACCCTGTTCGGAAAAAAGATTCCCCTACCGTTACGGGTGGTTGTCTTCGCCGGCGACGAATCCGCCGGCGGTGATTCCGGAGGCGTTAATTCCCCTGATGAAAGCAATAGTGGGTCTGAGCGTGTTAGGTGTTTCGACGATGAGAACATAGAAGAAAGCAAGCGTGAAGATGAAATG TTACCAGGAGAGGCCTCTGAAACTATCTCAGAAGagaaagatgaagatgaagatgaagatcaaAACATGGATGGCAAAGAAAGTTGTAAAGCTTTACAAGAATCAGGGAGCAATACTGAAACTCCCTCCACTGATGGCAACTCTCCAACAGCAAAATCGACCAAGACTGAAGATGATCAAACGGAAACAGACAGTTCTAAGGAGAAAACGCTAAAGAAGCCGGACAAAATTCTCCCATGTCCTCGGTGCAATAGCATGGatacaaaattttgttactaCAACAACTACAATGTCAATCAGCCCCGCCATTTCTGCAGGAGCTGCCAGAGATACTGGACTGCCGGGGGTTCCATGAGGAATTTGCCAGTTGGGGCTGGTCGTCGCAAAAACAAGAGCTCTGCCTCTCATTGCCACATCACCATATCGAATGCTAATGTCTCTGATGCCCTGCACGCAATGCAGGCTGAAGCTCCAAATGGATTTCATTACCCAGCTCATTATAAACCCAACGGCACTGTCCTGTCCTTTAGCCCTAACTCCTCACTCCGTGAGTGTATGGGCTCCGTTTTAAATCCTGGTGAGACAAAGTCGCCAAATGGGACTCAAAATGGTTTCTCTAAACCTGACACAAGAAGCTCTTACAAAACCGGGAATGATTGCTCTAGCAAGTCTTCTGTCACAATCTCAAACTCAAAAGCAGAAGGGAGTAAAAATGCTCCCCAAGACACAACGGTTATGCAGAATGTACATGCCTTCCCTTCTCCAGTTCCATACCTTCCTAAAGTCCCGTGGAATGCTGCAGCACCCCTGCCACCCATTTTCCCCTCGGGAGTTCCCGTCACATTCTGCCCTGCAACTTATTGGAATTATTGCCTTCCCGGTCCATGGACTCTTCCTTGGTTAACTCCACCATCTCCAACAGTAAGCCAAAAGTCATCAATTTCTAGTCCTAATTCGTCATTGGGGAAGCACCCAAGGGACGGGGATTTACTCGAGCCAAACAATCCCAAGGGTAAAGAATCATCCGAACAAAAGAGTCCCGAACGGAGAATCTTGGTTCCGAAAACATTGCGGATTGATGATCCCGATGAAGCTGCAAAGAGTTCTATATGGGCAACACTCGGGATCAAATACGATTCCATAAGCAAGGGAAGCATGTTCAATGCCTTGGAACAAAAGAGCGATGACAAGAATCACACAACAAATGCCTCTATGGCCTTGCAGGCTAACCCTGCAGCATTATCTCGGTCTCTCACCTTCCAGGAGAGCATCTAA